The DNA segment gaagttatagcatttatgtggtatttgtatttcgtgccacgcgattccactggctgttgactagggtgggacgctcgcccagggaggttaaacgAGCATCGGTGACAGCTGCTAGCTTCGAGTAGGCAACACCATGGGTATTTTGTCTCCGATTTCAAACTTGTCTGGGACAGATAAATTGGGGCCAAAATCACATGCCTGGCTAAAGAGAGGATGTCAGAGTGAAAAGTAAGCTGAAATGTATGGGAGAGTGAGACACCCTATATAATGAATTACATAACAGGGAATTTAGATGTGCCAGTTCCACTGTGCATGGTTTCATGAGTGATGTATTTGTATTCCAGTTCTGACCTTGAAGTGGAGTTGACAGCTGAGGTGTGAGTGGAACGCTCGTCACTGCTCAGTATCCTGTCCACTGTCACCCCTGGTATAGGCAGCAGGAAGACAGGTAAATACTTTGTGCCAACTctaatacacacatacagtactctacttcccccaaacacacacacacttgacagaTTGTGGGCCCCAGGTGGTTGATAAAGGCCTAACATTTCTTGTCTCATCTTTCAGTGTTGCTCTTTGATCCCTGGCCCTCAGTATCCCTCCTCCACCCACAACCCCAGGCTCCAGGGAGTTCTGGACTACAGTTTACCCCAGGCCCAGCTCCCATCCTGGCCATGGACTTAACTCAAATCCCAGGCCTTAAAGGGATGCCTGCTGTCCCTCCTCCTCACGGGATCACAGAGACTGCCAAGAGCCCCCTGCCCTCCTCcacatcttcctcctctcccgcCTCCCCAccttcctcttcatcctcctctcctggtGCCGTGGCAACCAGCTACCACAACGATATCCAGGAGGGAAGGGCCAACAGCATGATGATGGGTGACGTGGTGTCCTCCACTTCCGCCTCCCTGgctcccccctcctctcactcTGACCCGTCTTTCTCCTCCTCAGATCCCTTGTTATGCCTCTCACCCCTTGTGGGCACCGACGGACAAAAAGAGCTTGAGACGGAGATCTACGACCCATTTCACCCCacggaaggagagagggaggaaggagcgccggaggaggaaggggaaaagTATGACCCCTTTGATCCAACCGGCTCTCccctctcagagagagaggaagaggagcgagagacggggggagggagggagagagggaatagcGTGAGCAGCAAGGAGAGCGATGccagagggaagagaaggaaggcagagactgggaggacaggaggagaggagaaagacaaTGCTCCTCCAGACTCCACGGACGCTCTCTCTGTTCCCCCGCTCTCACcgcgctccctccctctcccccttcggAGGAGGCTGGACCGAACCAAAGAGCCCCGGGTGAAAGTacgggacaggagagagaaggcgAACCACTCGGACCACTCTGAGATTGAGGAGGGTGAGATCGTTGGGGCCACTGAGAGGGacggaggaaagagggaggagagaggccgGGAAGGAGTCCTTCCTCTcgtcctccccatctcctctggCAGTCCTTTCCTCCACAGGGGAGCCAAGCCGGAGAGGATCCTGAGGGTGTTGGACGGGGATAGCTTTGTGTCGGTGCGGGCTGAGGGGGACTGGGCGGGGCCGGTGATGCCTGGCAGGGAGGATGGGGAgcccatggaggaggaggaggaggaggaggaagaagaggaggtggtggtggtcgGGGTGGGAGATCTGAGGAGGAAGCTGGTCAGCCGGCGTAAGGCGAGATACcgctcctccttcccctcttctctctcgccTCAGCACCTCCCACCGTCTCCTCACACCGTCCCTTTGCCCCCCTCCCCGCTCACTGCCGAGAAGGACAAGAGCCACAAGTCATCCAAGAGCTCCAAGGAGAGGGAGCGGCGTAAGCGAAAGGAGTGCAaggtaggggaggaggaggagaggaggaggaggaagaaaaggAAAGAAAAGGATGGTGGTGGAGAGAATGGTGGTGAGAGGAAGGAAAGACACAGGGAGAGGGGGCGGCGGAGTGAGAAAGAGAAGAAAAcaaaggtggaggaggagagagggaggaacagcAGAAGCGACagcaggaagaggaagaagagacgACGGAGCACCCCGGAATCTTCAGCACGCCCCCGCTCACAAAACACCTCAGTGCAGCAGGCCCACGGGGGCCGCTCCTGGTCAAACAATTCAGAGGaccgacacagagagagagacagagacagagagaataacagagacCGGTACAGAGACCGAGATGGGGAACGAGACGGCGATCGAGACAAGGACAGAAAGAAAGACGACACCCggagaagggagagggatggaCACTCTAGCCGgataaagagggaaagagagcaagaCGGCGTCCGCAAATTAACCAGCCGAGAAAGAGGCAGCTCCAAGAGGTCCAAAGGAAGCATAGAACCAAGGCACCGGGAAAGGGACAGGCACCAGGAGAGAGAAAGgcacagagaaagggacagggagAGACGTCGAGATGGTCGACCCGTGGTGCCGCCATCCATCCAGGATCTCAATGGCTCTGACCTGTTCGCCATCAAGCGCACCATCACGGTCACcacgaccaccaccaccactctccCCGGTTCCCCCCCGCTGGCTCCATCCTCCCCCCGCAGCCCCTCCCAGGGCTCCGAAAAGCCCcacaagaggaagaagaagagccGTCGGCGCTCGGAAGAAAAGTTAGAAGACAGCATTGGCCGGCGTGGGAGCCTCTCCCTCTCGCCACCGTCACATTACCATGGCTATGACTCGGACCATTTCTCAGACAAACTGGAGATAGACATGCACTCTCTGGACGGGGAGGCTCTGGATTCAGACTACCCCTCTATAGAAGACTCCCCTCCCCAGCTTCTGGAACCCGCTGCCCTCAGCGCCAAATCCAAGACCGCTACCAAACCTGGACGCCACCACTTCAAGAAGAAATCACGAACGGGCAAGAAAGCTGGTCAGTCCAAGTCGTCCTCCTCGGTTCGACCCAAAGGCAAGGGGCTCTCCACACCTTCACTCTCCCCAACCCAAGCCACCCCCGGCCTGGCCTCCACCCCAACCACCCTCCCCTCGGCCAAACGAGGGCGGAAGATGGGGAAGGAGAAAGAGCGTGGGGAAAAAGGAGGAAAGAAAGAGTCTGGTCGGTCTGGCAGGTCCAAGAAATTAAGTGGGGGTGGGAGGAAAGCCAAGCTGCAGTCCAAAGTGTCAGTGCTGGTGCGTGAGGGCGTGAGCAGCACCACGGGGGGCTCGGTGGGCTCGGGGAAGCTGGGCATGGAGCTCCTCGGGGTGGGCGGGCCAGTAGGGGGCTCTGGGGTGCCGGTGGTGGGAGGCTCCATTGCTGTGGTCTTTAGGAGGGACAATGAGAGCAGGTCTCCGTTCCTCAAGCCCTGTTCTGAGCCTCTATTGCTGAGTGGACGCAACAAGGACTTGGGGAAGGTGGGAAAACGTCGTTCCCTGGCCGTTCCACCTTCCTCTTTGCTGGCTAATCCCACGGTGGCAGCGCTGAAGTCCAAGAAGGCCAAGCCCAGCTCTACCACATCCTCCTCGGCGTCTTCGCCCTCATTGTCCCTAGCAACCAAGCGTAGGAGGAGGCTGGCGAAGAAGACGCGGGGAGAGAAAGGCTTAGCCAGCGGTTTGACGGACGTGGGTGGCGCTATGGCCAACTGTAGCTCTGAGGGCGGCGGCTGGGGTGGGTCTTCCTCCGACATCCAATCAGGAGTGGGGGCTAAACCCTCCAGTCCGCACTCTGGTCCAGCTGGTCCAACTCCttcctcatcctcttcatcatcctCTTCCACCAGTgtcctccccccatcctcctcacccccccacacccctcccccctccctcaccgCCTCGCGTGATGCTCGGGAGTCATCTCCCGACTCTCAGACAGTGGACAGCAGCTGTAAGACCCCTGAGCCCTCTTTCTTACCCGAGGACTGCCCTGCTCAGACCCAGAGCACCCTCAACCTGTCCCCCTCCAGTCCCTCGTCCCTACCCTCCTCCCAGGGGGGAGGCCCCTCACAGTACGGCCCCTCTAACATGAAGTCCCTCCCTCTGGACGAAGGCCTCAAATCCCTGGCCTCACCCCCTTGTTCCTCCTCATCTGGCTCTGCCCTCGCCTtgctctcccttcctccttcctccacagacccctcttcctcttcctcctcttctgtttCTTCCTCCTCGGCCAACAAGCTGCCACTGCTGCCTCCTCCCCCTTCTGCTGCCCCTACCCTCCCCTGGAGTCTGCAGACAGGAGTGGACTGCACGGCCGGAGGAGTTTTAGCATGTAAGTCTCTGTCACTAGCATTCATTAtaatacactgcgtgcacaattattaggcaagtgagtattctgatcttatcattgtttctattcacattttcgaactccaaaccatataaacttgaatgcttattgtatttaatcattttcaggtgatatgaatttgtgtaatgagggagggtgtggcgaaagggaataacaccttatatcaaggtgtgcataattattaggcagcctcattacctcaggtaaaatgggccaaaaaatgtatttaactgacactgaaaaaccaaaaatgtaaaatgcctttcagacggatgcgacactctttaaatagctaaactattgaggtgtgaccaccggacattcaaacgttttgttgcgaatagtcaactggggcgcaaaaaaacgcatggggaagaaaaggcgcaaattaactgcaaaagacttgagaagaattaaacgtcaaactaccaggaacccattatcctccagtgccaccttATTCCaaaactgcaacctacctggagtgttcagaagtacaaggtgtcaatttctcagagacatggccaaggtcaagaagactgaaacaagaacaccactgaataagattcacaagttgaagcgtcaagattgggcaaagaaatacctgaagacagatttttcaaaggtttaatggacagatgaaatgaaagtgactcttgatggaccaaatggatgggcccgtggctggatcagtaatggacacagggcaccactttgagtcaggtgccagcagggtgaaggaggggtactgggtatgggctgctatcattgaggatgaggtagttgtacctttttgggttgaagatggactgaaactcaactcccaaacctactgccagtttctggaagattctttcatcaaacaggggtacaggaagaagtcctcagcattctagaaggccatgatctttatgcaggacaatgctccatcacatgcatccaagtactccactgcttggctagccagcaagggcctcaaaaatggctgaataatgacctggcccccttcctcacctgacttaaatcctattgagaacttgtgggcccttctcaaatgtgagatttacagtgatggaagacaatacacctttttgaacagcatttgggaggctgtggttgctgcttcagtgaaaattgatcgtgaacagatcaagaaactgacagactccatggatggaaggctcatggcagttattgaaaataagggtggctatattggtcactgaatattttttaaaggccaaaaatgttatataattgtcattttgtgttacttatctgttacacttactctaaaaatcgagaataaacaagtgagttgagagaaattatttttgtaatttagttgcctaataattgtgcacacttatatatttccctgagaaagaccacaactcacttttcctttgttaaacattcaggtttgaggttcaataacattttggattgactgagagcattgtgtttgttcaacaataaaatgaatcccgaggaaaacaatttgcctaataattgtgcacacagtgtaATGTCAACAAGTGGAGTTTTGGTACGTTTTTGTGTATTCCTGTTGCTACTATGCAATGCATATAATATGTATAAGGTTTTACTAATCCCATGCTCTCTGTATTTCAGTGACAGCTCTGCTGTTTAAGATGGAAGAGGCCAATATCGCAAGTAGAGCCAAAGCCCAGGAGTTCATCCATGCTAccagccaggtgtgtgtgtctttgagtAATTATATTCCGttatctgtatgtatgtatgtatgtatgtatgtatgtatgtatgtatgtatgtatgtatgtatgtatgtatgtatgtatgtatgtatgtatgtatgtatgtacgtactagttaaaattttggacacacctactcattccgggttttttcttttctttttactattttctacattgtagaataatagtgaagacaaactatgaaataacacatatggaatcatgtagtaaccaaaaaagtgttaaacaaatcaaaatatactttatctttgagattcttcaaagtagccactctttgctttggtgacagttttgcacacttttagcattctctcaaccagcttcatgagctagtcacctggaatgcatttcaattaacaggtgtgccttgataaaagttcatttgttttcTTAAGTATCCaccccttttttttcaattttcgcctaaaatgacttacccaaatctaactgcctgtagctcaggaagcaaggatatgcatattattggtaccatttgaaaggaaacactttgaagtttgtggaaatgtgaaaggaatgtaggagaatataacacaatagatctggtaaaagatattacaaagaaaaaaaacaaccgttctttttttctttttttttgtaccatctttgaaatgcaagagaggccataatgtattattccagcccaggtgcaatctACATTTtggccacaagatggcagcattGTATtcgcaaagttttagactgatccaattaaccattgcatttcttttcaaaatgttgtatggAGACTGtacaaatgtgcctaatttgttaataacttttcatgttcaaaattgtgcactctcctcaaacaatagcatggtattctttcactgtaattgctactgcaaattggacagtgcatttagcttcaattcttgttaatctttctgccaatatcagaatgtctatgtcctgggaaattttcttgttagttacaacctcatgctaatcgcattagccttcgttagctcaaccgtcccatggaagggacaccgatcctgaagaagtttttaaGAGGTTAACGTTTGAGCCAATCGATTGTTGTGAcaagatagcactatttggtaacCCGCCTCTaacatccgttctattggccaacgtgaaatcacctggagaataaactggatgagttccgttcaagactatcctaccaacgagacattaaaaactgtaaaattgtatgtttcaccgagtcgtggctgaacaacgacacagataataaacagttggctgggttttccgtgcatcggcaagacagaacagctacaTCCGGTAAgaagaggggtggtggtggtgtgtctatttgtcaataacagctggtgcacgatgtctaatattaaggaagtcgaGGTATTTCTCGCCTGAGGttgagtacctcatgataagctgtagaccacacaagTTTTTCttgttttcatctatattttttgtagctgtctatttaccatcacaaaccgatgctggtacTAAGATCGCACTTAACAAGAAAAGGCTCATCCAGAAGCGTCGTTGCTAGtgtccggggactttaatgcaggcaaacttaaatccattttccATAATTTCTACAAGCATGTCACACGCAACCaaaggggaaaaaactctagaccacctttactccccACACGGAGACACACgcgtacaaagccctccctcgcccttcatttgacaaatctgaccataattgtatcctcctgattcctgcttacaagcaaaaactaaagcaggaagtaccagtgacacacTCAATATGGAaatggtcagatgatgcggatgctacgctacaggactgttttgctagcacagtctggaatatgttccgggattcatccaatggcattgaggagaaaACCACATCAGTCATCGACCTCCTTAATAAGTGcttcgacgacgtcgtccccacagtgactgaaaGTTCatatcccaaacagaagccatggattacaggcaacatctgtaccgagctaaaggctagagctgccgctttcaaggagcgggacactaatccagatgctTATATGAACAACTATGCCCAAAGAttaaccatcaaacagacaagcgtcaatacaggactaagattgaatcttaCTACGCCAGCTCTGACATTTGTCGGATGTGGCAAAGTTTGCAAACTATtttggactacaaagggaaacccagccgcaagctgcccagtgacgcaagcctaccatatgggctaaatgccttttgatgctcgcttcgaggcaagcaacactgacgcatgcatgagagcaccagctgttccggacatcTGTGGGAtccacgctctctgtagccgatgtgtgcaagaccttttaaacaggtcaacattcacaaggctgcggggccaggcggattacctggacatgtactcaaagcatgtgcggaccaactggcaagcgtcttcactgacattttcaacctctccctgactgagtctgtaattcctacatgtttcaagcagaccaccatcgtCCCTGTGCTGAAGAAAGCgaagttaacctgcctaaatgactaccgccccgtagcactcatgttggtagccatgaagtggtttgaaaggctgatcatggctcacatcaacaccattatcccataaaccctagatccactccaattcgcatactgccctaACAGATCCTCAGATGACttaatctcaatcgcactccacactgccctttcccacctggacaaaaggaacacctatgtgagaatgtttttcattgactacagctcagcgttcaacaccatcatgcccacaaagctcatccctaagctaaggaccctgggacttaaacacctccctctgcaactggatcctggacttcctgacaggctgcccccaggtggtaagggtaggcaacaacacatctgccatgctgatcctaaacagggggcccctcgggtgcatgcgtattcccctcctgtactctctgttcacccacaactgtgtggccaggcacagctccaacaccatcattaagtttgctgatgacacaagtgttaggcctgatcaccgacaacaatgagacagcctatagggaagaggttggagacctggcagtgtagtgccaggacaacaacctctccctcaacatgataaagacaaaggagctgatcgtggactacaggaaaaggagggctggacacacccccattcacatcaacagggctgttatggagcgggtcgagagtttcaagttccttggtgtccacatcaccaagaaactatcttggtccaaacacaccaagacagtcgtgaagagagcatgacaacaccttttgccctctctcaggagactgaaaggatttggcatgggtccccagatcctcaaagttctacagctgcactattgagagcttcctgactggttcaaatcaaattttattgcgaacataaacatggttagcagatgttattgcaagtgtagcgaaatgcttttgcttctagatctgacagtgcagcagtatctaacattCCAccacaaaacctaatacacacaatctagtaaaggaatgggatgagaatatataagtataaaatatatagaTGAGCAGTGATCGaacggctaagatgcaatagatagtaaagaatagatagttaaggttacagtatatacatatgagatgagtaatgcgagataagTAAACATTTCTTAAtttggcattattaaagtgactagttccTTTTATTAAAGTgcccaatgatatcaagtctgtaagtaggcagccgcctctatgtgctagtggtggctgtttaacaatctgatggccttgagatagaagctgtttttcaatctctctgtcccagctctgatgcacttgtactgacctcgccttctggatggaagcggggtgaacaggtagtggctcgggtggttattgtccttgatgatcttttttgccttcttgtgacatcgggtgttgtaggtgtcctggagggcaggtaggttgccataccaggcggtgatacagcccgacaggatgctctcagttgtgcacctgtaaaaagttagtgagggttttcagtgacaagccacgttttttttcagcctcctgaggttgaagaggcgctgttgtgtgttcttcaccacactgtctgtgtgcgtggaccatttcagtttgtccgtgatatgtacactgaggaacttaaagctttccaccttcttcactgctgtcccgtcgatgtagataggggggtgctccctttgctgtttcctgaagtccacaatcatctcttttgttttgctgacattgagtgagaggttattttcctgacatcacactccgagggccctcacctcctccctggaggctgtctcgttgttgttgttggtaatcaagcctaccacttgtgtcgtctacaaacttgatgattgagttggagccgtgcatggccacgcagtcgtgggtgaacagggagtataggagagggctgagaacacacccttgtgcggccccagtgttaaggatcagcggagtggagatgttgtttcctaccttcaccacctggggggcggcccgtcaggaagtccaggaccaagttGCACAGGTTGTGGTCGAGatccagggtctcaagcttaatgatgagtttggagggcactatggtgttgaatgctgtgcggtagtcaatgaacagcattcttacataggtattcctcttgtccagatgggatagggcaatgtgcagcgtgatggcgattgcatcgtctgtggacctattggggcggtaagcaaattggagtgggtctagggtaacaggtagggtggaggtgatatgattttggacagaagtgagtgctactgggcagtagtcatttagttggtggccatcttgaagcatgtggggacagcagactgggatgggGTTGATTTGAATATGTACGGTCGAATcagcgcctggtatggcaactgctcggcatctgaccgtaaggcgctacagagggttgtgcgtacggcttagtacatcactggggccaagcttcctttcGTCTatgacctatatactaggcggtgtcagattttcaggcagatttaagtcaaaactgtaactcggccacttaggaacattcaatgttgtcttggtaagcaactccagtgtacatttgcCTGGTGTtctagattattgtcctgctgaaaggtgaatttgtctccaagTGTCTGTTGGAACGCAGACTGAACCACGttatcctctaggattttgcctctgcttagctctattcagtttCTTTGTATACAAAGAAAattcctagtccttgccgatgatcagcatactcataacatgatgcagccaccaccatgcttggaaaatatgaagagtggtactctgaTGTGTTGTTAGCAccaacataatgctttgtattcaggacaaagttcatttctttgccacatttttttgctgttttactttagtgccttatttttctgtacaggattccttttcactctgtcatttaggcgtaactacaatgttgttggtt comes from the Salmo trutta chromosome 4, fSalTru1.1, whole genome shotgun sequence genome and includes:
- the LOC115192119 gene encoding splicing factor, arginine/serine-rich 19 isoform X3, which codes for MDLTQIPGLKGMPAVPPPHGITETAKSPLPSSTSSSSPASPPSSSSSSPGAVATSYHNDIQEGRANSMMMGDVVSSTSASLAPPSSHSDPSFSSSDPLLCLSPLVGTDGQKELETEIYDPFHPTEGEREEGAPEEEGEKYDPFDPTGSPLSEREEEERETGGGRERGNSVSSKESDARGKRRKAETGRTGGEEKDNAPPDSTDALSVPPLSPRSLPLPLRRRLDRTKEPRVKVRDRREKANHSDHSEIEEGEIVGATERDGGKREERGREGVLPLVLPISSGSPFLHRGAKPERILRVLDGDSFVSVRAEGDWAGPVMPGREDGEPMEEEEEEEEEEEVVVVGVGDLRRKLVSRRKARYRSSFPSSLSPQHLPPSPHTVPLPPSPLTAEKDKSHKSSKSSKERERRKRKECKVGEEEERRRRKKRKEKDGGGENGGERKERHRERGRRSEKEKKTKVEEERGRNSRSDSRKRKKRRRSTPESSARPRSQNTSVQQAHGGRSWSNNSEDRHRERDRDRENNRDRYRDRDGERDGDRDKDRKKDDTRRRERDGHSSRIKREREQDGVRKLTSRERGSSKRSKGSIEPRHRERDRHQERERHRERDRERRRDGRPVVPPSIQDLNGSDLFAIKRTITVTTTTTTTLPGSPPLAPSSPRSPSQGSEKPHKRKKKSRRRSEEKLEDSIGRRGSLSLSPPSHYHGYDSDHFSDKLEIDMHSLDGEALDSDYPSIEDSPPQLLEPAALSAKSKTATKPGRHHFKKKSRTGKKAGQSKSSSSVRPKGKGLSTPSLSPTQATPGLASTPTTLPSAKRGRKMGKEKERGEKGGKKESGRSGRSKKLSGGGRKAKLQSKVSVLVREGVSSTTGGSVGSGKLGMELLGVGGPVGGSGVPVVGGSIAVVFRRDNESRSPFLKPCSEPLLLSGRNKDLGKVGKRRSLAVPPSSLLANPTVAALKSKKAKPSSTTSSSASSPSLSLATKRRRRLAKKTRGEKGLASGLTDVGGAMANCSSEGGGWGGSSSDIQSGVGAKPSSPHSGPAGPTPSSSSSSSSSTSVLPPSSSPPHTPPPSLTASRDARESSPDSQTVDSSCKTPEPSFLPEDCPAQTQSTLNLSPSSPSSLPSSQGGGPSQYGPSNMKSLPLDEGLKSLASPPCSSSSGSALALLSLPPSSTDPSSSSSSSVSSSSANKLPLLPPPPSAAPTLPWSLQTGVDCTAGGVLALTALLFKMEEANIASRAKAQEFIHATSQILSQTNQNHSSQHAPSSSSSSQVPPSPGPTPAQFILHSALPLVGCTKTPPSHLHLGMSLGGGCAQTPPPPMPSGFLGGSGDSSDIGWDNESKDPDKYLKKLHTQERAVEEVKLAIKPYYQRKDINKDDYKDILRKAVHKICHSRKGEINPVKVSVSG